One Setaria italica strain Yugu1 chromosome I, Setaria_italica_v2.0, whole genome shotgun sequence DNA window includes the following coding sequences:
- the LOC101781629 gene encoding zinc finger A20 and AN1 domain-containing stress-associated protein 4, producing MEHKEAGCQQPEGPILCINNCGFFGSAATMNMCSKCHKEMIMKQEQAQLAASSIDSIVNGGDGGKGPVIAATAAVAVAQVEEKAIVVQPPLVAETSEAAAVIPKAKEGPNRCATCRKRVGLTGFNCRCGNMYCAVHRYSDKHECHFDYRTAARDAIAKANPVVKAEKLDKI from the coding sequence ATGGAACACAAGGAGGCGGGCTGCCAGCAACCCGAGGGCCCAATCCTATGCATCAACAACTGTGGCTTCTTTGGCAGTGCGGCCACCATGAACAtgtgctccaagtgccacaaggAGATGATAATGAAGCAGGAGCAGGCCCAGCTAGCTGCCTCCTCCATCGATAGCATTGTTAACGGTGGTGATGGTGGGAAAGGGCCTGTCATAGCTGCAACCGCCGCGGTGGCGGTTGCTCAAGTTGAGGAGAAGGCAATTGTTGTGCAGCCTCCACTTGTAGCTGAAACCAGTGAGGCTGCTGCTGTAATCCCCAAGGCCAAGGAAGGCCCGAACCGGTGCGCAACCTGTAGGAAGCGGGTTGGCCTGACGGGATTCAACTGCCGATGCGGTAACATGTACTGTGCGGTGCACCGTTACTCCGACAAACATGAATGCCACTTTGACTATCGGACTGCAGCTAGGGATGCGATTGCCAAGGCCAATCCTGTGGTGAAGGCGGAGAAGCTCGACAAGATCTGA
- the LOC101782992 gene encoding protein ABHD18 — translation MVSVNLGLVHYVLDHIYGTLLHRTKLGTPFFSKGWGGTKLDLLEKMVKQLFPEARCQNWPPTAVQPMWKTVWETNSSCLREGVFRTTCDERLIDALPPESHNARVAFLTPKNVTPEKMSCVVHLAGTGDHTFERRLRLGGPLLKNNIATMVLESPYYGQRRPSMQRGAKLQCVSDLLLLGKATIDEARSLLYWLQTEAGYGKMGICGLSMGGVHAAMVGSLHPTPIATLPFLAPHSAVVPFCEGVYKYATAWDVLREDAAALTQDVTSLTEDAAQKTGVTIEQVRDRLRSVLSLTDVTRFPVPKNPQAVIFVGATDDGYIPRHSVMELQKAWPGSEVRWVTGGHVSSFFLHNDAFRKAIVDALNRL, via the exons ATGGTATCAGTTAATCTTGGTTTAGTACATTATGTACTGGACCACATATATGGAACTCTTCTTCATCGCACAAAGTTAGGAACACCATTTTTCTCAAAAGGATGGGGAGGTACCAAACTTGATTTGCTAGAGAAGATGGTGAAGCAGCTATTCCCTGAGGCACGTTGCCAAAACTGGCCACCAACTGCTGTGCAGCCAATGTGGAAAACAGTTTGGGAGACAAACAGTTCTTGTCTGCGAGAGGGTGTTTTCAGGACTACATGTGATGAGAGACTAATCGACGCATTGCCCCCTGAGAGTCACAATGCAAGAGTTGCTTTTCTTACTCCTAAAAATGTTACACCAGAGAAGATGTCATGCGTGGTCCATCTTGCAG GCACTGGTGATCACACATTTGAACGCAGGCTTCGGCTTGGTGGGCCTCTTCTGAAGAACAATATTGCAACTATGGTTCTTGAGAG CCCCTATTATGGACAGCGACGTCCTAGCATGCAGCGTGGTGCAAAGCTCCAGTGTGTGAGTGACTTGTTACTCTTAGGGAAAGCCACAATTGATGAAGCTCGCAGTCTCCTGTACTGGCTGCAGACTGAGGCTGGTTATGGCAAGATGGGCATATGTGGGCTCAGCATGG GTGGTGTGCATGCTGCGATGGTGGGATCCCTTCATCCTACACCAATTGCTACACTACCATTTCTCGCTCCACACTCTGCTGTGGTACCTTTCTGTGAAGGGGTCTACAAATATGCCACAGCTTGGGATGTGTTGAgagaagatgcagcagcatTAACTCAAGATGTAACATCTTTGACAGAGGATGCAGCACAGAAAACTGGGGTCACTATTGAGCAAGTCAGAGATAGGTTGCGGTCAGTGTTGTCTTTGACTGACGTCACTCGATTTCCAGTCCCAAAGAACCCACAGGCTGTCATCTTTGTTGGTGCAACG GATGACGGTTATATTCCCAGACATTCAGTCATGGAGCTTCAGAAGGCATGGCCAGGCTCCGAAGTCCGGTGGGTAACAGGAGGCCACGTTTCATCCTTTTTCCTCCACAACGACGCGTTCCGCAAAGCCATCGTGGACGCCCTTAACAGATTGTAG